The Pseudoalteromonas translucida KMM 520 genome segment TTTGTGGTAATTACTAAAGGTGCTGGGCGTATTTCTGAAGTGTCGGCGCGTTTTACCCTAGACGCTATGCCGGGTAAACAAATGGCAATTGATGCTGACATGAATGCGGGTTTTATTAGCGCTGAGCAAGCGCGGGAGCGCCGCGAAGAAGTAACCCGCGAAGCCGACTTTTATGGTTCTATGGATGGTGCCAGTAAATTTGTAAAAGGCGATGCTATTGCCGGTATTGTTATATTAATTATTAATATTGTTGGTGGCTTATTTGTTGGCATGATCCAACACGATTTAAGCTTTGGCAATGCCATGGAAATTTATACCTTGCTCACCATAGGTGATGGCTTGGTTGCGCAACTCCCTTCATTATTACTCTCTATTGGTACTGCTATTGTTGTAACGCGTCAAAATGAGTCGCACAACATGGGCGATCAATTTAAGAAACAACTCGGTAACGAAAAGTCGTTATTTATTGCTTCAGGCATTTTAATCATTATGGGCTTAGTACCTGGTATGCCGCACGTAGCGTTTTTAAGCTTGGGCGCACTATTAGGTTATTTAGCTTACTACACTCAACAAAATAAATTAAAAGCGGCAGCAGCACTTGCTGAGGAAACCGCTAATGGCAGCGCAGTAGGTACAGGCATTGCCAATAAGCAAGAACAAAAAGAGTTAGGCTGGGACGATGTGCAGCAAGTTGATGTAATTGGTTTAGAGGTAGGTTACCGACTTATTCCATTGGTTGATCAATCCCAAGGTGGCGAGCTGTTAAACCGTATTAAAGGCGTGCGTAAAAAGCTCTCTCAAGAATTAGGCTTTTTAGTGCCGCCGGTACATATTCGCGACAACTTAGAGCTAGACCCAAATGCATACAGAATTACCTTAATGGGTGTATCAAGTGGCGAAGGCGAGCTAAAACACGGCGACGAATTGGCAATTAATCCGGGGCAAGTATTTGGTCCTATAAAAGGGATTGAAACTAAAGATCCAGCCTTTGGCTTGGATGCGGTGTGGATCAAACCTGATCAAAAAGACGAAGCGCAATCGCTTGGTTATACCGTGGTTGATTCGGCGACTGTGGTTGCCACCCATATTAGCCAA includes the following:
- the flhA gene encoding flagellar biosynthesis protein FlhA encodes the protein MGFKAVLQQLNKDKKEYAKGVGTPLMVLAALGMVILPLPPFLLDILFSFNIALALVVLLVTVYTMKPLEFGMFPAVLLIATIMRLALNVASTRVVLLEGHNGGDAAGKVIEAFGSVVIGGNYAVGLVVFLILIIINFVVITKGAGRISEVSARFTLDAMPGKQMAIDADMNAGFISAEQARERREEVTREADFYGSMDGASKFVKGDAIAGIVILIINIVGGLFVGMIQHDLSFGNAMEIYTLLTIGDGLVAQLPSLLLSIGTAIVVTRQNESHNMGDQFKKQLGNEKSLFIASGILIIMGLVPGMPHVAFLSLGALLGYLAYYTQQNKLKAAAALAEETANGSAVGTGIANKQEQKELGWDDVQQVDVIGLEVGYRLIPLVDQSQGGELLNRIKGVRKKLSQELGFLVPPVHIRDNLELDPNAYRITLMGVSSGEGELKHGDELAINPGQVFGPIKGIETKDPAFGLDAVWIKPDQKDEAQSLGYTVVDSATVVATHISQLLTNNAALLLGHEEVQNLLDMLAKSHPRLVEGLVPDVLPLTTIVKVLQNLLNEGVAIRDMRSIVQTLVEYGPRSQDPDVLTAAVRISLRRLIVQDAVGMSSEIPVITLAPELEQMLHQSLQNAGDEGAGIEPGLAERLQVSLNEAHQNQEMAGEPSILLTSGMLRTVLSRFVKYTIPGLRVMSYQEIPDERQIKIVSSVGQQ